In Fervidobacterium nodosum Rt17-B1, one genomic interval encodes:
- the secY gene encoding preprotein translocase subunit SecY — MWKALRNAMKIPEVRDRVIFTFLMLLVFRLGIYVPVPGINIKAWGEALSKQGTGLAGGVLSFYDVFTGGAFSRFSVFSMSVTPYINASIIMQLLASIIPSLKELLKEGEEGRKKFQHYTKNLTLGLAALQSFVVSFGLARSYQGIIAINTWLFSFVSTVSLVAGTMFLLWIGDRITEKGIGNGVSIMIFAGIVSRYPAYFRSAVLGNLNIFGWIFLIAVAIFMVVAIIYVQQAERRIKIEYATRMVGRRIYGGTSTYLPIKVNHSGVIPIIFAWAIISIPEAIAQITGAQWAIKLFSMQSPLMMIIYALLIFFFTYFYSVVVIDPKDISENIKRYGGFIPGIRAGKPTEEYITFVLNRVTFLGAIFLVGISLLPYLVEGITRVNIWLGGTSALIAVGVALDIAQQIEAHLIMRNYEGFVKKGKIAGRR, encoded by the coding sequence ATGTGGAAAGCGCTGCGAAATGCGATGAAAATTCCAGAGGTAAGGGATAGGGTTATCTTTACATTCTTAATGTTGCTTGTTTTCAGATTGGGTATTTATGTCCCGGTTCCAGGAATAAATATCAAAGCTTGGGGGGAAGCGCTTTCCAAACAAGGTACAGGTCTTGCTGGAGGCGTTCTCAGCTTTTATGATGTTTTCACCGGAGGTGCTTTCAGCAGATTTTCCGTATTCTCAATGAGCGTTACTCCATACATTAACGCATCTATTATCATGCAGCTTCTTGCTTCCATCATTCCTTCTTTGAAAGAGCTCTTAAAAGAAGGTGAAGAAGGTAGGAAGAAATTCCAACACTACACAAAGAATCTTACACTTGGATTGGCAGCATTACAATCATTCGTAGTTTCTTTTGGTCTTGCAAGAAGTTACCAAGGAATCATCGCAATCAATACGTGGTTATTCTCATTTGTTTCAACAGTTTCCTTGGTTGCTGGTACAATGTTCCTTCTTTGGATTGGCGATAGAATTACAGAAAAAGGTATTGGAAATGGTGTTAGTATAATGATATTCGCAGGTATTGTTTCAAGATACCCAGCATATTTCAGAAGTGCGGTTCTTGGTAATCTTAATATATTCGGTTGGATATTCCTTATCGCAGTTGCAATATTTATGGTTGTTGCAATTATATACGTTCAACAAGCGGAAAGAAGAATCAAAATTGAATATGCAACAAGAATGGTTGGAAGAAGGATATACGGTGGAACAAGCACATACTTGCCTATAAAAGTTAATCACTCAGGTGTTATTCCTATCATATTTGCATGGGCAATAATTAGTATTCCAGAAGCAATTGCGCAAATCACAGGTGCTCAGTGGGCAATTAAACTATTCAGCATGCAAAGTCCTCTCATGATGATAATTTACGCGCTCTTGATATTCTTCTTCACATACTTCTACAGTGTTGTTGTTATTGATCCAAAGGATATATCCGAAAATATTAAGAGATATGGAGGATTTATACCAGGAATAAGGGCAGGAAAACCAACAGAGGAATACATTACGTTCGTTCTCAACAGAGTTACATTCCTCGGAGCGATCTTCCTTGTTGGTATTTCACTGTTACCTTACTTAGTTGAAGGAATTACACGTGTAAATATTTGGCTTGGTGGTACAAGTGCGCTTATCGCGGTTGGAGTTGCTTTAGATATTGCTCAACAAATCGAAGCACACTTGATTATGAGAAATTACGAAGGCTTTGTTAAAAAAGGAAAGATAGCTGGTAGAAGATAA
- the infA gene encoding translation initiation factor IF-1: MKNKEDVIRMEGTIVEALPNAMFRVQLDNGFKVLAHVSGKMRKNFIRLVPGDRVVVELTIYDLTRGRIVYRKKLDSKGEEEILDDDE, from the coding sequence CTGAAAAACAAGGAAGACGTCATACGAATGGAAGGAACAATAGTTGAAGCACTACCAAATGCTATGTTCAGAGTACAACTCGACAACGGTTTTAAAGTGCTCGCTCATGTTTCTGGTAAAATGCGCAAAAACTTTATAAGGCTTGTACCAGGTGATAGGGTAGTCGTTGAACTTACAATCTACGACCTCACTCGTGGAAGAATAGTTTACAGAAAGAAACTTGACTCAAAGGGCGAAGAAGAGATACTAGATGACGACGAATAA
- the rpsE gene encoding 30S ribosomal protein S5, with translation MSEIAEKIKQAGETFEERIIEIRRTTKVTKGGKNLSFRVLAVVGNRNGKVGVGVGKAREVPDAIRKALVSARRNIIEIPVVKGTIPHEVVGRQDAAKILMKPAAPGTGIIANGTVRAILELAGVQNVLTKAMGSTNPVIMAQATVNGVKNLYSIDKIAALRDITPAQVVRGVKKEG, from the coding sequence GTGTCAGAAATTGCCGAAAAGATAAAACAAGCAGGTGAAACATTTGAAGAAAGGATTATTGAAATTAGAAGAACGACTAAAGTTACAAAAGGTGGTAAAAATCTTTCTTTCAGAGTTCTTGCAGTTGTCGGAAATAGAAATGGTAAAGTCGGTGTCGGTGTTGGAAAAGCAAGAGAAGTTCCTGATGCAATTAGAAAAGCGCTTGTTAGTGCAAGAAGGAATATAATAGAAATTCCTGTAGTTAAGGGTACAATCCCTCACGAAGTAGTTGGCAGACAAGACGCAGCTAAGATACTTATGAAGCCTGCTGCACCAGGTACCGGTATAATTGCCAACGGTACAGTACGTGCTATCCTTGAGCTTGCGGGCGTTCAAAACGTTCTTACAAAAGCAATGGGGTCAACAAATCCAGTAATAATGGCTCAAGCAACAGTAAATGGCGTAAAGAACCTTTACAGTATAGACAAAATAGCAGCTCTTAGAGATATTACCCCAGCTCAAGTAGTACGCGGTGTTAAAAAGGAGGGCTAA
- the rplE gene encoding 50S ribosomal protein L5 gives MAYEFVPLKEKYQKEVVPVLMKEFGYKNIHEVPRLVKVVINMGVGEGSRNKDVIEAHARELTTIAGQKAIITKAKKSISNFKIRKGMSVGVKVTLRGPRMYNFVYKLVNLVLPKVRDFRGLNPNSFDGKGNYSFGLTEQLVFPEISPDQIKRIQGMDIVVVTTAKRDEEARRLLELLGFPFKKQ, from the coding sequence ATGGCCTACGAATTTGTTCCTTTGAAGGAAAAGTATCAAAAAGAAGTGGTGCCGGTTTTAATGAAAGAATTTGGATATAAAAATATTCATGAAGTTCCAAGACTTGTTAAAGTAGTTATAAATATGGGTGTTGGTGAAGGTTCAAGAAATAAAGATGTTATAGAAGCGCACGCAAGAGAATTAACAACAATAGCTGGTCAAAAGGCAATAATCACAAAAGCAAAAAAGAGTATCTCTAACTTTAAGATAAGAAAAGGTATGAGCGTTGGTGTAAAAGTAACGCTCAGAGGGCCAAGAATGTACAATTTTGTCTACAAACTTGTTAATCTTGTTTTACCTAAAGTTAGAGACTTCAGAGGTTTAAATCCAAATTCATTTGATGGAAAAGGTAATTACAGTTTCGGTTTAACAGAACAATTGGTATTCCCAGAAATTTCACCAGACCAGATCAAGAGGATCCAAGGTATGGATATTGTAGTGGTTACAACAGCAAAAAGAGACGAAGAAGCAAGAAGATTACTTGAGTTACTTGGTTTCCCATTCAAAAAGCAGTAA
- the rpsM gene encoding 30S ribosomal protein S13: MARIVGVEIPSNKKVHIALRYLYGIGPTRAMEICKNTGVDPDKRVKELTEDEISKIASFIQQNYKVEGELRTEVMRNIKRLMDIGCYRGLRHKLGLPVRGQRTRSNARTRKGPRPSRIKKKGK; the protein is encoded by the coding sequence ATGGCTCGTATCGTTGGTGTTGAAATACCAAGTAATAAAAAAGTACATATTGCATTGAGATATCTCTACGGTATAGGACCAACACGCGCAATGGAAATATGTAAGAATACAGGTGTAGACCCTGACAAGAGAGTTAAAGAACTTACTGAGGATGAAATAAGCAAAATAGCTTCTTTCATTCAACAGAATTACAAAGTAGAAGGTGAACTCAGAACAGAAGTGATGAGAAATATAAAGAGATTAATGGATATAGGATGTTACCGCGGCTTAAGGCACAAGTTAGGGCTTCCAGTTAGAGGTCAAAGAACAAGATCAAATGCCCGTACAAGAAAAGGTCCAAGACCAAGCAGAATTAAGAAAAAGGGTAAATAA
- the rpsH gene encoding 30S ribosomal protein S8, whose amino-acid sequence MWSDPIADMLTRIRNANQVFKEQVDVPASNLKKAIADILVREGFIKGYTYIEDGKQGILRIQMKYKGTRKNRERVIHGIVRVSKPGRRIYVGKNNIPRVKNGLGIAIISTSKGVLTDKEAAEHGVGGEVIAYIW is encoded by the coding sequence GTGTGGAGCGATCCAATAGCTGACATGCTTACAAGAATAAGAAATGCAAACCAAGTTTTTAAAGAACAAGTAGATGTTCCTGCATCAAACTTAAAAAAAGCAATAGCTGATATTCTTGTTAGGGAAGGATTTATTAAGGGATACACATACATTGAAGATGGAAAACAAGGAATTTTGAGAATTCAAATGAAATACAAAGGTACAAGAAAGAACAGAGAAAGAGTAATTCATGGAATTGTTCGTGTTTCGAAACCTGGGAGAAGGATTTATGTTGGTAAAAACAATATCCCAAGAGTTAAAAATGGACTCGGTATTGCCATAATATCCACATCAAAAGGCGTACTCACCGACAAAGAAGCAGCGGAACATGGAGTCGGTGGAGAAGTTATTGCCTACATCTGGTAA
- the rplP gene encoding 50S ribosomal protein L16, whose translation MLMPKRVKYRKQHRGRTKGDAKGGALVMFGEYGLKALEPAWITAQQIEACRLAITRTLKKEGKLWIKIFPDKSYTKHPPETKLGKGKGNVEGWVAVVKPGKVMFEIGGVEEELAIKALEYAATKLPIKTKIVTRHHIGGEAV comes from the coding sequence ATGTTAATGCCAAAAAGGGTTAAATACAGAAAACAACACCGAGGTAGAACAAAAGGCGATGCAAAAGGTGGAGCACTTGTAATGTTTGGCGAATACGGATTAAAAGCTTTAGAACCAGCATGGATCACAGCTCAACAGATCGAAGCTTGCAGGCTTGCTATAACAAGGACATTGAAAAAAGAAGGTAAGCTTTGGATAAAAATATTCCCTGATAAATCCTACACAAAACATCCACCTGAAACAAAACTTGGTAAAGGTAAAGGTAACGTTGAAGGATGGGTAGCAGTGGTAAAACCTGGAAAAGTCATGTTCGAAATTGGTGGTGTTGAGGAAGAATTAGCAATCAAAGCCTTGGAATATGCAGCCACAAAATTACCAATAAAAACAAAAATAGTGACAAGACATCACATAGGTGGTGAAGCAGTATGA
- the rplX gene encoding 50S ribosomal protein L24, which translates to MAQKIKKGDTVQVISGKDKGKRGEVIQVLPKEEKLIVRGVNIVKRHQRPTGQMRQGGIIEKEAPLYWSKVMLVCPSCDKATRVGFRVLEDGSKVRYCKKCGEIIDKK; encoded by the coding sequence ATGGCACAGAAGATAAAAAAGGGTGACACAGTACAAGTAATTTCCGGAAAAGATAAAGGTAAAAGAGGAGAAGTTATACAAGTACTTCCAAAAGAAGAAAAATTAATAGTCAGAGGCGTAAACATCGTAAAAAGACATCAAAGACCAACTGGACAAATGAGACAAGGCGGTATAATTGAAAAAGAAGCACCACTTTACTGGTCAAAGGTTATGTTAGTCTGTCCAAGCTGTGATAAGGCTACAAGAGTAGGATTTAGAGTACTCGAAGATGGATCAAAAGTTAGATACTGTAAGAAATGTGGAGAAATCATAGATAAGAAGTAA
- a CDS encoding type Z 30S ribosomal protein S14 encodes MAKKSMVERWKKPKKFKVREYTRCSICGRVHSVYREFGICRVCFRKMANEGKLPGVRKASW; translated from the coding sequence ATGGCAAAGAAATCAATGGTCGAAAGATGGAAGAAGCCGAAAAAGTTTAAAGTTAGAGAATACACAAGATGCAGCATTTGCGGAAGAGTCCATTCAGTATACAGAGAATTTGGAATCTGCAGAGTGTGTTTTAGAAAAATGGCTAACGAGGGAAAACTCCCGGGCGTTAGGAAGGCAAGCTGGTAA
- the rpsQ gene encoding 30S ribosomal protein S17, with protein sequence MPKKRLVGVVVSDKMDKTVTVKVERLVKHAKFGKYVKRTKKFYAHDENNACRVGDVVEIEESRPLSKLKRWVVVNILERSKLSETPEIEETIDIEGGSEQ encoded by the coding sequence ATGCCTAAGAAAAGATTAGTTGGCGTTGTTGTAAGCGACAAAATGGATAAAACTGTAACGGTTAAAGTTGAAAGACTCGTTAAACATGCAAAATTTGGAAAATACGTTAAAAGAACGAAGAAATTTTATGCACACGATGAAAATAACGCATGCAGAGTTGGAGATGTTGTTGAAATTGAAGAATCAAGACCATTAAGCAAGCTCAAAAGATGGGTAGTTGTTAATATTCTTGAACGTTCAAAACTTTCAGAAACGCCAGAGATAGAGGAAACAATTGATATTGAAGGGGGTAGTGAACAATGA
- the rplN gene encoding 50S ribosomal protein L14: MIQNESYLVAADNSGAKVLRVIRVLGGSHKQFGTIGDIVVCSVREAVPNTDIKKGDVVKAVVVRTKKEIRRPDGSYIRFDDNAAVVLDKFNQPKGTRVFGPVARELREKGFMKIVSLAPEVW; the protein is encoded by the coding sequence ATGATACAAAACGAAAGCTACCTCGTAGCGGCTGATAATTCAGGTGCAAAAGTATTAAGAGTAATAAGAGTACTCGGTGGTTCACACAAACAATTTGGAACAATTGGCGATATAGTAGTTTGCAGTGTAAGAGAAGCTGTACCAAATACAGATATCAAAAAAGGTGATGTTGTTAAAGCAGTTGTTGTAAGGACAAAGAAAGAAATTAGAAGACCAGATGGTAGCTATATAAGATTCGATGATAATGCAGCTGTTGTTCTTGATAAATTCAACCAGCCAAAAGGAACACGTGTGTTTGGACCTGTTGCAAGAGAGCTCAGAGAAAAAGGTTTCATGAAAATAGTATCTCTCGCACCAGAAGTATGGTAA
- the rpmD gene encoding 50S ribosomal protein L30, with product MKKLKITLVRSPIGYKYDQKDTVKRLGLRRMHYTVIKEDTPQIRGMVEKVKHLVKVEEVEE from the coding sequence ATGAAGAAGCTGAAAATAACACTTGTAAGAAGTCCGATTGGATATAAATACGATCAGAAAGATACAGTTAAAAGACTTGGATTAAGAAGAATGCATTATACAGTAATTAAAGAAGATACACCTCAGATTCGTGGAATGGTTGAGAAAGTAAAACATCTTGTCAAAGTTGAAGAAGTCGAAGAATAA
- the rplF gene encoding 50S ribosomal protein L6 yields MSRIAKKPIVLPTNVQLSITDSEIKVKGPKGELKLNNHPFVSIKVEGNEVWVTPNLEVAKRKADERKFKAMVGTYWRLIRNMVLGVTEGFKKELEIVGVGYRAQLQGNKLIMNLGYAHQVEFDVPADVKVEVPAPNKIIVSGIDKQRVGQVAADIRKWREPNPYSGKGIKYVDEVLKLKEGKKA; encoded by the coding sequence ATGTCACGTATTGCGAAGAAACCAATTGTTTTACCAACAAATGTTCAGTTATCAATCACCGACTCTGAGATAAAAGTTAAAGGCCCAAAGGGTGAATTGAAATTAAATAATCATCCATTTGTTTCTATAAAAGTCGAAGGTAATGAAGTTTGGGTTACACCAAATCTTGAAGTAGCAAAGAGAAAAGCAGATGAGAGAAAATTCAAAGCAATGGTCGGTACTTACTGGAGACTTATCAGAAACATGGTTTTAGGTGTTACGGAAGGATTTAAGAAAGAACTTGAAATTGTTGGCGTCGGTTACAGGGCACAACTTCAAGGAAATAAGTTAATCATGAACCTCGGTTATGCTCACCAAGTAGAATTCGATGTACCAGCTGATGTAAAAGTAGAAGTCCCCGCACCAAATAAGATAATTGTTAGTGGAATCGATAAACAGAGAGTTGGACAAGTTGCAGCAGATATACGCAAGTGGAGAGAACCAAATCCATACAGTGGTAAAGGTATAAAGTATGTAGACGAGGTTCTCAAACTTAAAGAAGGAAAGAAAGCATAA
- the rplO gene encoding 50S ribosomal protein L15: MITIEDLKPTPGSNKKYKRLGRGQGSGKGKTAGKGHKGQKSRGTGKVRAWMEGGQTPLHRRLPKFGFKNFTKKFYAVVNLETLEEKFDSNAVVTPEVLIEKGIIDKIYDGVKILARGEITKPLTVKAHKFSEKAKEKIEKVGGKIEVI, encoded by the coding sequence ATGATTACTATAGAGGACCTAAAACCTACCCCAGGGTCGAACAAAAAATACAAAAGACTTGGAAGAGGACAAGGTTCAGGTAAAGGAAAGACCGCAGGAAAGGGTCACAAAGGTCAAAAATCAAGAGGTACAGGAAAAGTTAGAGCTTGGATGGAAGGTGGTCAAACACCACTTCATAGAAGACTTCCAAAATTTGGGTTCAAAAACTTCACAAAGAAGTTTTACGCTGTTGTTAACCTTGAGACCCTCGAGGAGAAATTTGATAGTAACGCAGTAGTTACACCAGAAGTTCTTATTGAAAAAGGAATTATCGATAAGATTTACGATGGTGTAAAGATACTTGCAAGAGGTGAAATAACAAAGCCACTCACAGTTAAAGCACATAAATTCAGTGAAAAGGCGAAGGAGAAGATTGAAAAAGTTGGCGGAAAAATAGAGGTGATTTAA
- the rpmJ gene encoding 50S ribosomal protein L36 has product MKVKASVGKRCEYCKVIRRRGKVYVVCKVNPKHNQRQG; this is encoded by the coding sequence ATGAAAGTAAAGGCATCAGTTGGAAAAAGATGCGAATATTGTAAGGTTATCCGTAGAAGAGGAAAAGTTTACGTTGTATGTAAAGTAAACCCAAAACATAATCAGAGACAAGGTTAA
- the map gene encoding type I methionyl aminopeptidase: MIRLKTREEIEKMKIAGRAVGTILMESKKLVVEGATAHDIEILAEKILKELKCKPAFKGYGGYPYITTVSVNDEVIHGFPLKKKVLKKGDIVSIDVGAIYDGYYGDGAISYIVGQTDEVGEKLVKVTQESLFEAIKIIRPGIKLGDVSFTVQNYVESHGFGVVRDFVGHGVGKSLHEDPQVPNYGKPGTGITLKAGMTIAIEPMVTEGGWHVVILDDGWTVVTRDGKRAAHFEHTIAVTEDGYEILTLAE; the protein is encoded by the coding sequence ATGATAAGACTTAAGACGAGAGAAGAAATTGAGAAAATGAAAATAGCTGGTCGGGCGGTTGGTACTATACTTATGGAATCAAAAAAATTAGTGGTAGAGGGTGCAACCGCCCATGATATAGAAATCTTAGCTGAAAAGATTTTGAAAGAGCTTAAATGTAAACCTGCGTTTAAAGGGTATGGTGGATATCCATATATAACAACTGTCTCAGTAAATGACGAAGTTATACATGGTTTTCCGCTGAAGAAGAAAGTTTTAAAAAAAGGTGATATAGTTTCAATAGATGTTGGAGCAATTTATGATGGTTACTATGGAGATGGAGCGATAAGCTACATAGTTGGTCAAACAGATGAAGTTGGTGAAAAACTTGTAAAAGTTACTCAGGAATCTCTCTTTGAGGCTATAAAAATAATAAGACCTGGCATAAAATTAGGAGATGTTTCTTTTACAGTCCAAAATTACGTTGAAAGTCATGGTTTTGGTGTTGTAAGAGATTTTGTAGGGCATGGAGTAGGAAAGTCTTTGCATGAAGACCCACAAGTACCGAATTATGGAAAGCCAGGTACAGGTATAACACTTAAAGCGGGAATGACAATTGCGATAGAACCAATGGTTACTGAAGGCGGCTGGCACGTGGTTATATTAGATGATGGTTGGACGGTTGTAACGAGGGATGGCAAGAGAGCGGCACACTTTGAACACACGATAGCAGTGACAGAAGACGGTTATGAAATTTTAACTCTTGCCGAATAA
- the rplR gene encoding 50S ribosomal protein L18 → MIKREDRRQLRLVRHKRLRKKIFGTPERPRLAVFRSEKHMYAQIIDDTKGITLVAASTVEKAMKEKLQKTWNITAAKEVGKLIAERALAKGIKEVVFDRGGFKYHGRVKALADAAREAGLKF, encoded by the coding sequence GTGATTAAACGTGAAGACCGAAGGCAATTGAGACTTGTCAGACATAAAAGGTTAAGAAAAAAGATTTTTGGAACTCCTGAAAGGCCAAGACTTGCTGTATTCAGAAGCGAAAAACACATGTACGCTCAAATAATCGATGATACGAAAGGTATTACTTTGGTTGCAGCGTCAACCGTAGAAAAGGCTATGAAGGAAAAACTTCAAAAGACATGGAACATCACAGCGGCAAAAGAAGTAGGAAAACTTATAGCAGAAAGAGCACTTGCAAAAGGTATAAAGGAAGTAGTTTTTGACCGCGGTGGATTTAAGTACCATGGTAGAGTAAAAGCCCTTGCAGATGCGGCAAGGGAAGCTGGATTGAAATTCTAA
- the rpmC gene encoding 50S ribosomal protein L29, with the protein MTPVEIRNMNNEELLKLLEEKKRTLMNLRFQNALGELRDPSLIQKTKKDIARIKTILRERELGIRR; encoded by the coding sequence ATGACACCAGTGGAAATCAGAAATATGAATAATGAAGAATTGTTGAAGTTACTTGAAGAAAAGAAAAGAACACTTATGAATTTGAGATTCCAAAATGCACTAGGCGAATTGAGGGACCCAAGCCTTATTCAAAAAACGAAAAAAGATATCGCAAGAATCAAAACTATTCTACGTGAACGCGAACTCGGTATAAGGAGGTAA
- a CDS encoding adenylate kinase yields MNLIFLGPPGAGKGTYAKRVVEKYIIPHISTGDIFREAIAKGTELGRKVQDIVNSGNLVPDELTNALVEERLKQDDCKKGFILDGYPRTLNQAQALNEMLKKMGKELDGAIYFEVDEETVVQRISTRRVCSKCGKVYNVITLPSKVEGICDDCGGTLIQRDDDKEDIVRSRYRVYIEKTSPLIEYYKNQNKLFTLDGRKSVEEVMKILFNILGGFEKK; encoded by the coding sequence ATGAACCTTATATTCCTCGGACCTCCGGGTGCAGGTAAAGGTACATATGCTAAAAGAGTTGTGGAAAAATACATTATACCTCATATATCAACCGGAGATATCTTCAGAGAAGCGATAGCAAAAGGTACCGAACTTGGTAGAAAAGTCCAGGATATAGTGAATTCAGGAAATCTCGTTCCGGATGAACTAACAAATGCACTTGTCGAAGAACGCTTGAAACAAGACGATTGTAAAAAAGGCTTTATACTCGATGGTTATCCAAGGACATTAAATCAAGCCCAAGCTTTAAATGAAATGCTCAAAAAAATGGGTAAGGAATTAGATGGTGCTATTTACTTTGAAGTAGACGAAGAAACGGTAGTTCAGAGAATATCCACAAGACGTGTTTGTTCCAAATGTGGTAAGGTTTATAACGTAATTACTCTTCCATCTAAAGTTGAAGGCATTTGTGATGATTGTGGTGGAACATTAATACAAAGAGATGACGACAAAGAAGATATCGTAAGGAGCAGATACAGAGTCTATATCGAAAAAACATCGCCGTTAATCGAATATTATAAAAATCAAAACAAACTTTTTACATTAGATGGCAGAAAAAGTGTAGAAGAAGTAATGAAAATATTGTTTAATATATTAGGTGGCTTTGAAAAGAAATGA